One Halorussus salinus genomic region harbors:
- the cas2 gene encoding CRISPR-associated endonuclease Cas2 — protein sequence MRLAIAYDISSDANRRRVYRTLQRYGAWQQYSVFEVDVSKAERVELEDELEGHLEPSDGDRIRIYRLCSACIDETTDLGSEPPDEQSNVV from the coding sequence ATGCGACTCGCAATTGCGTACGACATCTCCTCGGACGCGAACCGCCGTCGTGTCTATCGCACGCTTCAACGCTACGGCGCGTGGCAACAGTATAGCGTCTTCGAGGTTGACGTCTCGAAGGCCGAGCGAGTCGAATTAGAGGACGAACTCGAAGGACATCTTGAACCGAGTGACGGCGACCGTATTCGCATCTATCGACTGTGTTCGGCATGTATAGACGAAACGACTGACCTTGGATCCGAGCCACCTGACGAACAATCGAACGTCGTCTAA
- the cas1 gene encoding CRISPR-associated endonuclease Cas1: MKASEGLFDDSVVYVTTQGTQVRTDQGRITVYDVDGDDGELASFPAEKLDTLNVFGGVNFSTPFVRRANEHGIVLNYFTERGQYRGSFVPEKNTIAAVRRAQYALTDEEELAIARAMIAAKIRNARTLLGRKGVTGTELLEDLRLRASEADSKDELRGAEGEAAERYFGLLDEALVDGWTFETRTKRPPEDHINSLLSLTYVMMKNEVLSALRQYNLDPFLGVLHADRHGRPSLALDLQEEFRPLFCDSFVTRLVNRGTITHDEFTQDNHLQDDSFQTYLSKFDEYMTEKLTHPYFEYEVTRRKAVRQQAILLRKAITGELDDYHALEVTH, from the coding sequence ATGAAAGCGAGCGAAGGACTGTTTGACGATTCGGTCGTGTACGTCACGACGCAGGGAACGCAGGTGCGAACCGACCAAGGCCGGATAACCGTATACGATGTCGATGGAGACGACGGCGAGCTGGCATCGTTCCCGGCAGAAAAACTCGACACCCTCAACGTGTTCGGCGGTGTGAACTTCTCGACACCGTTCGTTCGTCGCGCGAACGAACACGGTATCGTTCTGAATTACTTCACTGAGCGAGGCCAGTACCGAGGCAGTTTCGTCCCCGAGAAAAACACCATCGCGGCGGTCCGCCGCGCCCAGTACGCACTCACGGACGAAGAGGAGCTAGCTATCGCACGGGCGATGATCGCGGCGAAGATTCGAAATGCTCGAACGCTCCTCGGGCGCAAAGGCGTAACCGGAACGGAACTCCTCGAAGATTTACGCCTTCGTGCGTCGGAAGCAGACTCGAAAGACGAACTCCGTGGTGCAGAAGGAGAGGCCGCGGAGCGGTACTTCGGGTTACTCGACGAAGCACTCGTCGACGGCTGGACGTTCGAGACTCGGACGAAACGACCACCAGAAGACCACATCAATTCGTTGCTCTCGCTCACGTACGTGATGATGAAAAACGAAGTGTTGAGCGCGCTTCGACAGTACAATCTCGACCCCTTCCTCGGTGTCCTACACGCAGACCGTCACGGGCGACCGTCGCTAGCACTTGACCTCCAAGAGGAGTTCCGGCCGCTATTTTGTGATTCGTTCGTCACGCGACTCGTCAACCGGGGTACGATCACCCACGACGAGTTCACGCAGGACAATCACCTCCAAGACGACTCGTTTCAGACGTACCTCTCGAAGTTCGACGAGTACATGACCGAGAAGCTGACCCATCCCTACTTCGAGTACGAGGTGACGCGTCGAAAGGCAGTCCGCCAGCAAGCAATTCTCCTTCGGAAAGCAATCACCGGTGAACTCGACGACTACCACGCACTGGAGGTCACACACTGA
- the cas4 gene encoding CRISPR-associated protein Cas4 codes for MTDELVNVSDLNQYAYCPRRYWYLHFYDTQGRSYERVEGKTTHENQSSRGDWLNELYLESETHGLKGKIDVLDLEGARTVPVERKRAESGDYYKSDELQLAGYCMLLEEHIEEQVREGAIYLYETDQRMHVPITEDHREAVRETVEAIQSMSLDSVPPFTDNPTKCEACSVREYCMPAETAKLEPERVAGTGWEDEL; via the coding sequence ATGACCGACGAACTCGTCAACGTCTCCGACCTGAATCAGTACGCGTATTGTCCGCGGCGATACTGGTATTTGCATTTCTACGACACGCAAGGTCGAAGCTACGAGCGCGTTGAGGGAAAGACCACTCACGAAAACCAGTCGTCGCGTGGCGACTGGTTAAACGAACTCTATCTTGAATCCGAAACGCACGGCCTGAAAGGGAAGATCGACGTCCTCGACCTCGAAGGCGCTCGAACAGTTCCCGTCGAACGAAAGCGAGCCGAGAGCGGGGACTACTACAAAAGCGACGAACTTCAGCTGGCAGGCTACTGCATGTTACTCGAAGAACACATCGAGGAACAGGTGCGAGAAGGAGCGATTTATCTGTACGAAACTGACCAACGCATGCATGTTCCAATAACCGAGGACCACCGAGAAGCGGTCCGTGAGACGGTCGAAGCGATTCAGTCGATGAGCCTTGATTCGGTGCCACCGTTCACCGATAATCCGACCAAGTGCGAAGCATGTTCGGTGCGCGAGTACTGCATGCCCGCCGAGACTGCGAAACTCGAACCCGAGCGAGTCGCCGGAACTGGCTGGGAGGACGAATTATGA
- the cas3 gene encoding type I-D CRISPR-associated helicase Cas3' has protein sequence MDQFTVSGASLATESPKYGLADGDFDHARAFQNRVVEWVHEGEAPVAALRAPTGAGKTATFHELIETEDLTLLVYPTNALLRQQRDRFDTAGVNAAVLNGTTLDGHGHERTENLLAYLNTYVNDHEVVLTNPDILQATIQDLYRGDHAIEFFNGFNAIVYDEFHFYDPLAAGGLLLQTKIIAERSASPKVLLASATPDEDFVEFVRTQLRLDVHDIEAEYVESGDQFRQSIDVTRHEDRRIVDDREAVAELLQAELDSVAAYDEPQVVLTFNSAKDSNDFHDFLAREYPDVFEHAEKDNGFDTNDEEVDLDDETFYILNTTSKGEVGLDYDVTTLVMENPTRPSAFVQRFGRAGRVSEASVHVYGLGQGPWGDDVDFPTFVKQVYEGLQDEDTSQTALADLVGFRGAYGIAVREDRYSGFNPEIYADLATDVEQYGRWRGFIDDVQRELEDVGSLGGYQRSSPEAKLLNFTEQCFKAFRGLRGRSLNAQIEYPRGDRVGVTTYDISRTLRYYDIEQVREGNVLAVEPRDEASPAVVTARLPGYETEPTPYHEPTSEIEATLQEKIHREIDRVEQRDKLDVSPKLLHRFFDIVRITDAIVPETLTTTTHEITVDDEGSGPPTIDVERRQV, from the coding sequence ATGGACCAATTCACTGTTTCTGGTGCGTCGCTGGCGACGGAATCTCCGAAATACGGCTTGGCTGACGGCGATTTCGACCATGCGCGCGCGTTCCAGAATCGCGTTGTCGAGTGGGTTCACGAAGGCGAGGCACCGGTCGCTGCACTCCGTGCCCCTACCGGAGCCGGAAAGACCGCCACGTTCCACGAACTCATCGAGACAGAAGACCTGACGCTGTTAGTGTATCCAACGAACGCACTCCTGCGACAGCAACGCGACCGGTTCGATACAGCGGGCGTCAACGCGGCTGTATTAAACGGCACAACGCTCGACGGACACGGCCACGAACGGACCGAGAATCTCTTGGCGTATCTGAACACGTACGTGAACGACCACGAAGTCGTTCTTACTAACCCGGACATCCTGCAGGCGACAATCCAAGACCTCTATCGTGGTGACCACGCAATAGAATTTTTCAACGGATTCAACGCCATCGTCTACGACGAGTTCCACTTCTACGACCCACTCGCCGCAGGCGGTCTCCTCCTTCAGACGAAGATCATCGCGGAGCGGAGTGCAAGCCCGAAGGTTTTACTCGCTTCTGCGACGCCGGACGAGGACTTCGTGGAGTTCGTTCGGACGCAACTCCGGCTTGACGTTCACGATATCGAAGCCGAATACGTCGAGTCGGGCGACCAGTTCCGACAGTCTATCGACGTTACCCGCCACGAAGACCGGCGGATCGTAGATGATCGCGAGGCAGTCGCGGAACTACTACAGGCAGAACTCGACTCAGTTGCAGCGTATGACGAACCGCAAGTCGTCTTGACGTTCAACAGTGCGAAGGATAGCAACGATTTCCACGACTTTCTCGCAAGAGAGTATCCGGACGTCTTCGAACACGCCGAGAAAGACAACGGTTTCGACACGAACGACGAGGAGGTTGACCTCGACGATGAGACCTTCTACATCTTGAATACGACGAGTAAGGGTGAAGTCGGACTGGACTACGACGTGACGACGCTGGTGATGGAGAATCCGACACGACCGAGCGCGTTCGTTCAGCGGTTCGGTCGGGCTGGCCGAGTCTCCGAAGCGTCGGTCCATGTGTACGGACTCGGTCAGGGACCGTGGGGTGACGATGTTGATTTCCCTACTTTCGTAAAACAAGTGTACGAGGGATTGCAGGACGAAGACACGTCGCAGACTGCGCTCGCCGACCTCGTTGGGTTTCGCGGTGCTTACGGAATCGCAGTCCGGGAAGACAGATACAGTGGATTCAATCCCGAAATTTACGCCGACCTTGCCACGGACGTAGAACAGTACGGTCGCTGGCGAGGATTCATCGACGATGTGCAGCGCGAACTCGAAGATGTCGGTTCGCTCGGCGGCTATCAGCGGTCAAGTCCCGAAGCGAAACTTCTCAACTTCACCGAACAGTGTTTCAAGGCATTTCGTGGTCTCCGTGGTCGGTCACTCAACGCACAGATCGAGTATCCGCGTGGCGACCGGGTCGGGGTGACGACGTACGATATCAGTCGAACGTTGCGGTATTACGACATCGAACAGGTCCGTGAAGGGAACGTACTCGCAGTTGAGCCGAGAGACGAGGCGTCGCCTGCTGTGGTGACTGCCCGGCTGCCGGGCTACGAGACGGAGCCGACGCCCTATCACGAACCGACATCGGAGATTGAGGCGACGCTACAGGAGAAGATTCACCGAGAAATCGACCGGGTCGAACAGCGGGACAAGCTCGACGTCTCTCCAAAGCTCCTGCATCGGTTCTTCGACATCGTTCGGATTACCGACGCAATCGTTCCCGAGACGCTCACCACGACAACCCACGAGATTACAGTCGACGACGAGGGGTCCGGCCCGCCGACTATCGACGTCGAACGCCGTCAGGTATGA